A window of the Lagenorhynchus albirostris chromosome 1, mLagAlb1.1, whole genome shotgun sequence genome harbors these coding sequences:
- the TMEM121 gene encoding transmembrane protein 121, whose amino-acid sequence MVLPPPDRRHVCLTTLVIMGSMAVMDAYLVEQNQGPRKIGVCIIVLVGDVCFLLVLRYVAVWVGAEVRTAKRGYAMILWFLYIFVLEIKLYFIFQNYKAARRGAADPLARKALTLLLSVCVPGLFLLLVALDRMEYVRTFRKREDLRGRLFWVALDLLDLLDMQANLWEPPRTALPLWAEGLTFFYCYMLLLVLPCVALSEVSMQGEHIAPQKMMLYPVLSLATVNVVAVLARAANMALFRDSRVSAIFVGKNVVALATKACTFLEYRRQVRDFPPPALALELQPPAPQRNSVPPHAPLHGQPGRPHGPSPTRDALDT is encoded by the coding sequence ATGGTGCTGCCGCCCCCGGACCGGCGCCACGTGTGCCTGACCACGCTGGTGATCATGGGCAGCATGGCGGTCATGGACGCGTACCTGGTGGAGCAGAACCAGGGCCCGCGCAAGATCGGCGTGTGCATCATCGTGTTGGTGGGCGACGTGTGCTTCCTGCTGGTGTTGCGCTACGTGGCCGTGTGGGTAGGCGCCGAGGTGCGCACGGCCAAGCGCGGCTACGCCATGATTCTCTGGTTCCTCTACATCTTCGTGCTGGAGATCAAGCTCTACTTCATCTTCCAGAACTACAaggcggcgcggcgcggcgcggccgACCCGCTGGCGCGCAAGGCGTTGACGCTGCTGCTGTCGGTGTGCGTGCCCGGCCTCTTCCTGCTGCTCGTGGCGCTCGACCGCATGGAGTACGTGCGCACCTTCCGGAAGCGCGAGGACCTGCGCGGCCGCCTCTTCTGGGTGGCGCTGGACCTGCTGGACCTGTTGGACATGCAGGCCAACCTGTGGGAGCCGCCGCGCACCGCGCTGCCGCTCTGGGCCGAGGGCCTCACCTTCTTCTACTGCTACATGCTGCTGCTGGTTCTGCCGTGCGTGGCGCTCAGTGAGGTCAGCATGCAGGGCGAGCACATCGCGCCGCAGAAGATGATGCTCTATCCGGTGCTCAGCCTCGCCACCGTCAACGTGGTGGCTGTGCTGGCGCGCGCCGCCAACATGGCTCTCTTCCGCGACAGCCGCGTCTCGGCCATCTTCGTGGGCAAGAACGTGGTGGCGCTCGCCACCAAGGCCTGCACCTTTCTGGAGTACCGCCGCCAGGTGCGCGACTTCCCACCACCCGCGCTGGCTCTGGagctgcagcccccagccccccagcgcAACTCGGTGCCGCCGCACGCGCCGCTGCACGGCCAGCCGGGCCGCCCCCACGGGCCCTCACCCACGCGAGACGCCCTGGACACGTGA